Within Deinococcus actinosclerus, the genomic segment CGATCCTGCCCGCGCTGTTCGCCACGCAGATTCCCGCGCTGGCCCCGCTGAACGTGATGGACCTGCGCAGCCCGCAGAGCGCGATCCTGTCCGCTGTGATCTTCAACGCGCTGGTGATTCCGGCGCTGATTCCGGTGGCGCTGCGCGGCGTGCGTTACTCGCCCGGCAGTGCCGACGCGCTGCTGGCCCGCAACCTGCTCATCTACGGGCTGGGCGGCGTGCTCGTGCCGTTCGTGGGCATCAAGCTCATCGACGTGCTCCTCGGGCTGATAGGCGCCTAAGCACTCCCTCCCGGCGAGGTCCGGGGGACTGGCCCCCACCTCGCCCCCCACAAAGAGGTTTCATCATGACCCTGAACGACATGCCCTCCCCTGCCCTTCCTGAATCGGCCCTTCCCCAACCGACCCTGCCTGACGCGCCCCAGCCGGGGTGGAGTGCGTGGCTGCGCTTCTCGGCGCTGTGGCTGGTGCTGGGCGGCCTCGCGTACCCGGCGGTGACAACCGCGCTGGGCGGCGCGCTGTTTCCCGCGCAGGCGACCGGTTCCCTGATCCGCGACCGCGGCCGGGTGGTCGGCTCGGCACTGATCGGGCAGCCCTTCACGGGGGGCCGCTACTTCATCGGGCGGCCCAGCGCCGCCGGGAACGGCTACGACCCGGTGAACGCGTCAGGCAGCAACCTCGCCGTGAGCAACCCGGCGCTGCGGGAGCGCGTGCAGGCCCAGGCGCAGACGATCGCCGCGCGGGAGAACATCCCCGTCACGCAGATTCCGGTGGATCTGCTCACCGCGAGCGGCAGTGGCCTCGACCCGCACGTGTCCCCGGCGGGGGCGGCGGTGCAGGTGGCGCGGGTGGCGCGCGCGCGCGGCCTGACGGACGCGCAGGTGCAGGCGCTGGTCCGTGACCACACCGAGCGGGGCGTGCTGGGCCTGGGACAACCCGGCGTGAACGTGCTGGAACTGAACCTCGCCCTGGACCGGCTGGGACGGTGAGCCGTCACGCCGCCTGAACCCGAGCGGCTGGCGATGCCCGGCGCCGCCCGCCCCGTGCGGGGTCGGCACCGGGTGTTCGTGGGCATGGCGGCGGGGGTCGGGAAGACCACCCGCGCGCTCAGTGAACTACGCGACCGCCTAGCGCGCGGCGAGGACGCCCTGATCGGCGTGCTGGAAACGCACGGGCGGGCGTTCACGCAGGCGGCCGCGGCGGGCCTGCCGGTCTTCCCGCGGCTGGAGGTCGTGCGGGGCGGCGTGACGCTGGGTGAACTGGACGTGGCGGGCCTGATCGCGCGCCGTCCGGACGCGGTGCTCGTGGATGAACTGGCGCACTCGAACGCGCCGGGCAGCGCGCGGGAGAAACGCTGGATGGACGTCGAGGCCCTGCTGGACGCGGGCGTGAACGTGCTGTCCACCGTGAACGTCCAGCACCTGGAGTCCCTGCACGACACGGTGGCACGCCTGACCGGCGTGCGCGTCCGCGAGCGCATCCCGGACGCCGTACTGCGCGGCGCGGACGAACTGGTGCTCGTGGACCTGACGCCCGCCGACCTGCGCGAGCGGGTGCGGTCCGGCGCGGTGTACGGCGCGGAGCGGGCCGAGCACGCCCTGACGAACTTCTTCACGCTGCCGAACCTGACGGCGCTGCGGGAACTGGCGCTGCGGCAGGTGGCGCAGGTCGTCGAGCAGGGCGCGGCCGGTCTCGCGGCAGGCCTGGGCGTGCAGGAACGCGTGGTGGTCGCCGTGGCCGCCGAGGAGACCGGCGCGCGCCTGATCCGCCGCGGCGGGCAGCTCGCGCAGCGCCTGCACGCCGACCTTCAGGTCGTGACCGTGCGGTCCGGGCGGATCAGTGCCGAGCGCGCGCGGCTGCTCGACACCTTCCGTGCGGTCACGGTCGCGCTGGGCGGCGAGTTCATCGTGCTCGACCCGGCGGGCGGCGTGGCGGCCACCCTGATCCGGCACGTGCGGGCCGCGCAGGCCACGCAGGTCGTGCTGGGCGAGAGCAGCCGCTCCCGCTGGGAGGAAGTCCTGCGCGGGGACATCATCCGCTCGGTGCTGCGGCAGACCCGCAACGTGGACGTGTACGTCATCACCCGCGAGTAGGGGCCACTTGTACAAAGGCAGCGGCCCGCCGTGACAGCGGGCCGGGCGGTCTTCTGTCACGGGGCCGGGCGGGCCCGGCAGACCGCGCGGGGCCCACCCGGGTTCTGCCCGTGGCCCCGCGCGGCGCTCAGAGGGGGCTGAAGACGAACTTGTCGCAGCTGCCGCTGCGCAGCACGCTCTCGGTCTGCTCTCCCAGGAAGGTCTGGCCGGTGATGGCTTCCAGCGCACCCCACACGGCGCCCAGCGTGAAGGTGCAGCGGCGGTCGCTGCCCGGCGCCTCCCCGGCGGAGCAGACGGTGTCCTGCGTCTCGATCACGATGTTCTCGCCATCCGTGTACGAGCGGGTCACGGCGGCCAGGCGGGTGCCGTCCCGGCCGATGGCGGCGTTCAGCAGCCCGGCGATCTGTTCCGTGGGCGGATTGCTGCCGGTCAGGCCGAGGTCCCGCGCGAGGGTGTGGCCGCGCACCTTCCCAGCGCGCGTGAAGACGACCGCGGCCCCGTCGCGGCCGAGGGTATCCTCGACCCCGATGATCACGGCCTTGAAGCAGACGATTGAACTGAAGTCCCCGAGCTGGGGGCGTAGGGTGGACAGCGTGGCAGTCATGACGTTCCTCCTGGAATAG encodes:
- the kdpC gene encoding potassium-transporting ATPase subunit KdpC gives rise to the protein MTLNDMPSPALPESALPQPTLPDAPQPGWSAWLRFSALWLVLGGLAYPAVTTALGGALFPAQATGSLIRDRGRVVGSALIGQPFTGGRYFIGRPSAAGNGYDPVNASGSNLAVSNPALRERVQAQAQTIAARENIPVTQIPVDLLTASGSGLDPHVSPAGAAVQVARVARARGLTDAQVQALVRDHTERGVLGLGQPGVNVLELNLALDRLGR
- a CDS encoding histidine kinase, which encodes MPGAARPVRGRHRVFVGMAAGVGKTTRALSELRDRLARGEDALIGVLETHGRAFTQAAAAGLPVFPRLEVVRGGVTLGELDVAGLIARRPDAVLVDELAHSNAPGSAREKRWMDVEALLDAGVNVLSTVNVQHLESLHDTVARLTGVRVRERIPDAVLRGADELVLVDLTPADLRERVRSGAVYGAERAEHALTNFFTLPNLTALRELALRQVAQVVEQGAAGLAAGLGVQERVVVAVAAEETGARLIRRGGQLAQRLHADLQVVTVRSGRISAERARLLDTFRAVTVALGGEFIVLDPAGGVAATLIRHVRAAQATQVVLGESSRSRWEEVLRGDIIRSVLRQTRNVDVYVITRE